The DNA window GGGTGGAGTACGCCTGGCTGGACGCGGCGGGAGAGCCTTTTGCCGACCCCGACAATCCCCAGAGGAGCCTCAATCCCTGGTGGCCCTATCCCCGCGCGGTGGAGGTGGGGAAGTACGTCCGTCACCCCCTCTGGCAGGGGCCGGAGGCAACGCAGAGAGGTACGGCCCACCGCCTGACCTGGGAGGGCAACGTCTTTCCCGGCACCCGCCGCGCCGTCGTCTACACGCCGCACGGCCACGACCCCTCGCGGCCCGCGCCCGTCTACTACGTGCAGGACGGGGTGGCCTTTTACCGCACCGGCAAGCTGGGCGAGGTGATGGACCGGGCGGTGGAGCGGGGACTCGCCTTGGGCGCGGTGCTCGTCTTCGTCGAGCCGGGCGACCGCAGCGCGGAGTATTACCTCAACGGCCGCTACCTGGACTTCCTGCGGGAGGAGGTCTTTCCCCGAGTCGAGGGTGAACACGCCACCGTGGGCGAGCGGGGGCTGTGGGGAGCCTCGCTGGGAGGGCTGATCTCGCTGCACCTGGGCAGCACGCACCCCGACCTCTTCAGCCGGGTGGTGAGCCACTCGGGGGCCTTCATCGCCCGGCCCGGCGCGACCGACGCTGACGGGACCATCGACACGACCACGGCGGGCGAGTGGCTGAGGGAACGGCTGGAGGCAGCGCCGCCCCGGCACCTGCGCGTCAGCCTCGACACGGGCACGCTGGAGTGGCTGACGGCCCCCAACCGGCGGATGGCCGCCGCGCTCGCCGACGGCGGGGTGGAGCACCAGTACCGCGAGTACCCCAGCGGCCACAACTGGGTGACGTGGCGCGAGGCGCTGCCCGAGGCGTTCCTGTACATGCAGGGGGGTTGAGGAAGGCTGGGAACTCACCCGCCTGGCCCCCACCACACGCCACAATCTCCCCCATGCGTGCCGCTCTGCTCACGGCGCTGCTCCTCGGAAGCGGCGCGGAGGCCCTGACCATGACATATCCCAATTCGACAACGGTGATCCACGAGCGCGCGGGCGACTGGGCGGGCGCCGAACTGCGGGGCGTGGAGGTGCGCGGGGACGCCCTGGCCCTCGCACCGGGAGCCGCTTCAGGCACACTGACGGGCAAGGCCCTCAAGGTCGCCGCCTTCGATGAACTCGTGCCGTCGTGGAACGCCGTGACGCCCGGAGCAGGGAGCGTGACGGTGGAGGTCCGCGCGCAGACCCCCTCCGGCTGGAGCCGCTGGTTCTCCTTCGGGACGTGGCAGAGCGGCGAGGGGCGCACCAGCCTGAACGGGCAGCGGGACGGGGCGGGGCAGATGCTGACGGACACGCTGCGCCTGACGGCGAAGGCGACCGCGTATCAGTACCGGGTCACGCTGCGCGGCGCGGGAACGGGCGTGCGCCTGCTCGCCTTCAACACCTCCGACCGCACGCGGCGTACGGAGGGGCTGGGGCAGTCGGGCGACCGTCAGACCTGGGGCCGGATCGTGGACGTGCCGAAACGCTCGCAGATGCTCTACCCGGACGGCGGCGAGGTCTGGTGCAGCCCCACCAGCGTGTCCATGATTCTGGCCGGGCATGGGGTGAACGTGACGGTGCCGCAGGCCGCACGGGGCACCTTCGACCGTGCCTACAACGGTACTGGCAACTGGCCCTTCAACGCCGCCTACGCGGGCTCGCTGGGGATGCGGGCCTTCGTCACCCGGCTCCCCAGCCTGGCGGAGGCCGAGCGGTACACGGCGGCGGGGGTGCCCCTCGCCGTCAGCCTGGGGTGGAAGAAGGGCGAGTTGCCCGGCGCCCCCATCGGCTCCAGCGACGGTCACCTGATGGTCCTGGTGGGCTTCGACGCGGCGGGCAATCCGGTCCTGAATGACCCCGCCGCCCCCACCGACGCGGGCGTGCGCCGCACCTACCCCCGCGCGGCCTTCGAGCGGCTGTGGCTGACGCACAGCGGGGGGCTGAGCTACGTGATCGCGCCGCAGGGGACGAGGTTGCCCTGAACCCGGCTTAGACTCCCCCCATGCCCTTCCCCACCACCTGCCCCACCTGTGGCCGCGAGGTGCCGGTGGAGTTCGCCGACAGCGCGATCCACGACGTGACCTGCCCGCAATGCGGCACGCGCTACGTGGTCTTCGTCCGTAAGCACAAGTTTGAGGTGCTGTTCGACCTGGGCACGCGGGCGCTGATGGACGGCTACGCGCGGGAGGCGGTGGCAAGCTTCGCGGCGGCGCTGGAGCGCTTTTTCGAGTTCTACGTCCGCTCTTTTGCGCTGGAGCGGGCGGCGGGGACGGACGGGGACTTCGGGGGGGCGCTCGCCGCGCTGGAGGGCACCTGGCGCCACGTGGCGAGCCAGTCCGAGCGGCAGGTGGGCATGTTTGCCCTCGCCTACCTGCTGCGCGAGGGCCGCGAGCCCGAATTCCTGACGGCGAAGGCGCTGGGGGCCGACTTTCGCAACCGGGTGATCCACCGCGGGTATCTGCCGCGCCGGGAGGAGGTGGACGCCTACGCGGCGCGGGTCTTCGCCCTGATCGACCGGCTGCTGGGCGAGCTGGGACAGGGGGCCGCCCACGCCGAACTCGCGCAGGAGCAGGCCTTCGCCGCCCACCTGGCGAGCCTGCCCGAAGGGGTGACGGCGGTGTTCGAGGAGCATCCGGGCATGTTCCGCGCCCGCCGGTTCGGGACGGCTGCCCCGCAAAAAAGTGCTGTCAACGTGAGCGCCGCTCCCCCCCTGAACGACGTCCAGGTCTTCGCGCAGGCGCTGGCCGAGCGGGGGCCGGGGCTGAACGTGTTCAAGCGGCGGTAGCTCCGCTGCTGGCCTCCGGCTAGACTGCGACATGGAAGCGGCAGACGCGGCGGGAGGGCGGCGGGAACGGCAGCGGCTGGTGCGGGTGGCGCGCGGTTTGGAGGACGGGGACCTGCTCGTGCGCGGCGCCCGGGTGGTGCAGCCTGCGACGGGCGAAATCTTCGAGGCCGATGTGCTGGTGGCCGGGGGCCAGGTCGCCGCACTCGTGGGAACCGGATCGGGCGCCCGGGCGGCGCGGACGGTGGAGGCGCGGGGGGCATTCCTCGCGCCCGGCTTCATGGACGCGCACGTACATATCGAGTCGAGCCTGCTGACGCCCGCCCGGTTCGCAGCGGCGGTGCTCCCCCACGGCACGACGGCGGTCGTCGCCGAGCCACACGAGGTCGTCAACGTCCTCGGTGTTCGCGGACTGAGCTGGATGCTGGAGGCAGGACGGGGGTCGGGCCTGCGGGTCTTCGCCTCGGTGCCCTCGTGCATACCCGCGAGCGAGTGGGAGCAGGGCGGGGCAGGGTTGGACGCGGGAGAGGTGGGGGAGGCCTTGCGCCTGCCCGGCGTGCTGGGCCTGGCCGAGATGATGAACTACCCGGGGGTGCTGGGTGGCGACCCCGCCGTGTGGGAGGTGCTGGAGGCTGGACGGCGGGGGCGGATGGACGGCCACGCCTCGGGCGTCTCAGGCCGCGATCTGCAAGGGTACGCGGCGGCGGGCCTGCACTCCGACCATGAGGCGACCACCCCGGAGGAGGCCCGCGAGCGGCTGCGCGCCGGGCTGTGGCTGATGGTGCGCGAGGGGTCGGCGGCCCGCAACCTGGAGGCCCTGCTGCCCGTGTTGCGTGAGCGCCCCCGCCGCGCCATGCTCGTCAGCGACGACGTGAGCGTGGACGAGTTGCTGGAACTGGGGCACCTGGACCGGCTGCTGCGTGCATGCGTGGCGGGCGGCCTGCACCCCGCCGAGGCCGTGGCGCTCGTGACCTGCAACCCCGCCGAATACTGGGGCCTGCACGACCTGGGATTAGTAGCGCCCGGCTATCACGCGGACTTCGTCCTCCTGCGCGACCTGGAGGGCTTCGAGGTGCTGGAAACGTTCGTGAGCGGCGTGGAGGCGCGGCGCGGCCAGACGACACCACCGCTTTCGGGGGGAGACGTCCGTCTGGAACCGGGTTGGGACGCCGCCACCTTTGACGTCCCCGCCCACTGGCCCGTCATGGCCGTGCGGCCCGACCAGATCACGACCGGGGTGGGGGCACCGGGAACGGGCGACGCGCGGCTCGTTGTTGCGGACCGTTACGGGCGGGGGGAGGTCGCCGCTTGCTGGACCTCGGGGACCGGGCTCACGGGGGGCGCGCTGGCGATCAGCGTCCTGCATGACGCTCACCACGTCGCGGTGCTGGGGGGCAGTGATGCCGATGTGCGAGTGGCAGGGCGGGCGCTGGAGAACCTGGGCGGCGGCGTGGTCGTCGTGGCGGGGGGAGAGGTGCGCGCCAGCCTGCCCCTCCCCTACGCGGGCCTGATGAGCGACCTGCCGCCGCACGAGGCCGCCGCCCGCCTCGCCGAAGTTACAGCGGCGGCGCGGGCGCTGGGCTGCACCCTCCCCTACCCGGTTACCACCCTGAGTTTCCTGGGCCTGAGCGTGATTCCGGCCCTCAAGCTTACGCCGCGCGGCCTGCTGGACGTAACGGCCTGGCGCCTCCTCCCGCGCGAGCCGGAGCCTCAGCCCGTCGCCGCCGGGACCGGGCCATGAGGGAGGTCAAGGCCGCTTCGGCCTCTTCCCACCGAACCATCTGACCCACCCGGGAGACTGCCCCCATGCTGACCCACCATCAGGCGGTCGTGAACGGCGTGCGGCTCCACTACGTCGCGGCGGGGCCGGAGGACGGACCTCCCGTGATCCTCTTGCACGGCTTTCCGGAGTTCTGGCGAGCGTGGGAGAGACAGATAGAGCCCCTGGCCCGCGCGGGCTTCCGGGTCATCGCCCCCGACCTGCGCGGCTACAACCTCAGCGAGAAGCCGACGGGCATCGATGCCTACCGGGTGGGCGTCTTGCAGGAGGATGTGGCGGCCCTCATCCGCGCGCTGGGGTACGAGCGGGCGCGGGTGGTGGGGCACGACTGGGGCGGCATCATCGCCTGGGCGCTGGCGATCCGGCAGCCGGAGGTCGTGGAGCGCCTGGTCATCCTGAACGCCCCGCACCCGGCCAGAATCCGGCAGGTCGCGCGCAAGCCCGCCCAGTGGCGGCGCTCGTGGTACATCTTCTTCTTCCAGCTTCCCTGGCTGCCCGAGCGCTTTCTGCACCGCTTCGGCCAGTGGGCGCTGCACGGCACGAATCCGCGGGCGTACACCGACGAGGACCGGCGGCTCTACCGCGAGGCCTGGGACCAGCCGGGGGCCGCGACCGGGATGATCAATTACTACCGGGCGCTGCGGCGTTCGGGTGGGGGGCAAGGTGGCCTCCGGGAGGCCACGGTCCGCGCCCCCACCCTGGTCCTCTGGGGCCAGCGCGACGTGGCACTGCTCCCCGAACTCGCCGACGGGCTGGACCGCTGGGTGCCGGACCTGCGGGTCGTCCGCTTCCCCTGGGCGAGCCACTGGATCATGCGCGACGAGCCGGTGAGGGTGAACAACCTGCTGATCGATTTTCTTTCGAATTCGCCTGCCTGAAGGCCGCCCTGTGTCATGCTCGGCCCATGACGCAGAACACGGTCGACATCACGGTCGAGGGGTACGGGGTCGTCACGGCGCGGGAGGGCGAGCGGCTGGTGCTGGCGCTGGAACGGGGCGGCGTGGACATCCTCCACCGCTGCGGCGGCCAGGCCCGCTGCACGACCTGCCGCGTGAGCTTCCAGGAGGGCGAACCGGACCGCATGACGGTCGCCGAATACACCAAGCTGGAGGAAAAGGGCCTGCTGGGCCAGGCGCGGCTCTCCTGCCAGATCGAGTGCGAGGACAGCATGGCCCTGACGCCCCTCCAGACGGTGAAGCTTACCGGCCTGGAACCCGGCAAAGCCCCTGCCGACCATATCGAACCCGAGCCCGAATGGACCACCCGCCCCGGAGCCTCGACCGAGGGGTGAGGTGGGGGAATTGAAGTCCTGCTCCTGCCCCGCGAAACCGCGTGATGCACGAAAGTTGGTCGCCGAAGAGAAAAGCCGTGCGGGTCAGCAAAAAAGGCACCCCCCCTTGAACGCTTGATGCGAATCGCAGATGCGGAAGAGAAGGCTTTTACCGTCCAGCAGAGGGACGAGCGGCGCTCGTCTCCCCCCGCCCGACCTCCCCCGCAAGGGGTGAGGAGGAAAAAGACCACGGCTGGGCCACTGTTCTCCCTATTGCACCTCAAGCGTCCCCTGGGGGGAGGCGGGGAGGGGGTGAACGGGCCGGGCATCAGAGCCCAATGGGTTGCTCAGTCACCCTTCCATAAACTCTAGGGGCGAGCCCCGCAGGTCACCCACTCCCCCGCCCGGCGAACTTCGGTCCGCGCTCCTGGCCTCCCTGGGCGGGGTCCGGAGAACTGTTCCCACTCCCCAGCGGGTCCGTCGTGGCGGGGGTCCAGGTGTCGCAGGCGCAGACCGGGCAGGGGGGCAGAGGGCCTCCGGCGTGCAGCGTATGGCCGCAATTCAGGCAGGCGACCGTGCCCGCGTGAGGCGTGTTCGCCGGAACCTTGCCGGGCGGCTCCAAGTCCCAGGGCGGCACGATGGGCAGGCCCGCCGGGGGGTCTTCCTTATGGCGAAAGACGCTGAGGTTGCCGTCCTGCTCGAAGTACGCGCGCTGCACCTCGCCAAGTTGACGCACACCCCCGGCGCGCAGGCGCTCGAAGAGGTCCTCGCGGCTGAGGCTGGCGCGGTCCAGCGCCCGCAGGGAGATCACACCGTCCCGGACGAGTTCGACCGGCGAGCCCTCGATAAAGGTCTCGACCTGCTCGTTGCGGATCACCAGCACCGCCATCAGCCGCTGAAAGCCCACGACGAGCGCGAGGGCCAGCATGGCGTGCAGCAGCGGCACCTCCGGGTAGAACAGCGGGTCCCCCGCCGCCGACCCCAGCCCAATCACGATGGCGAGTTCCAGGGGGCTGAGCTGTGCCAGGCCGCGCTTGCCGGTGAACCGCAACAGCAGCAGCAGCCACAGGAAGATCACGGCTGTCCGAAAGACGATCTCCAGCAGGAAGAGGGGCGGCACGTCCCCCAGCCACATCCGCGCCCAGTCGAAGGGCACGGTGTCCGCGCCGCTCAAGACCCTTCCCCGGCGGGCGGCGCCTCGGCCCCGGCCAGGCCCAGCCCGGCGAGCACCCGCGCCCGGTCCCAGCCCGTCAGCGCGCTCAGTTGAGCCAGCGTCTCCTCGAACTCGGGCGTGCCCGGCGGGAGGGACCGCAGCCGCCGCCACAGGGCGTTGCGGCGTTCCAGGAAGTCACGGGAGGGCATGGGAGGAGTCTAGAGGTCAGGGCGCCGGGAGGTCGGGCCTTTCCCGGCGTCCCGACTTCCGGCCCCCTCAGCGGTAGCGGGCCACGTCGCGCAGGTGCGCCGGGTAATCGTGGTTCACGTAGATTTTGCCGTTCAACCCGTGCAGGAAGTACAGGGCGTCCCGGCCATCGGGAAGCTCGCGCTTGGGGCTCAGGACGCTCAGCAGCGCCGCCTGGCCGGGGTTGTTGATGGGACCGGCGGGAAGGCCCATGCGGGTGTAGGTGTTGTAGGGCGTGTCCTTGGTGAAGTCCCCGGCAGGGCGGTCGAGGTCGGGCAGGTCCTTGCCCAGGCCGTAGGCCACGGTAGGGTCGCTGCCCAGCGCGATACCGTCGCGCAGGCGGTTGAGGAACACCCCGGCGATGATCGGCATTTCCCCATCGTTCGCCGCCTCCGCCTGCACCATACTGGCGAGGATCACCCAGTCGCGTACGCCGAGTTTCAGGGCCTTCGCCTTCGCCACGTTCTCCGGCGTGAACTCCCGCTCCATGCGCCCCACCATCTCCTGCACGGCTTCTTTCGGCTGCTCGCCCACCCGGAACTCGTAGGTGGCGGGAAAGACGAAGCCCTCCAGGTTCTCCTGCTTGCCCCGCGCGTACTGGCTCAGGCTGGCGTCGTTCAGCGCGGCCCGGACCCCCGCCACGTCGAACCCCGCCTTCCCGAAGATGGGGGGGATGTCCTTGACGCGAAGCCCCTCGGGGACAGTCAGGCTCACGGTGGGGATGCGCGCCGGTCCCGCCAGCTTGTCGGCCACCTGATACACGTTCATGTCGCCGTTCAGGTCGTACAGCCCCTCCTTGAGGCTGCCCGCCGTGCCGTTGCGGTCCATGATAAAACGCAGGGCGCGGGCGTTTTTGACGATGCCTTGCTGCTCCAACTCACGCGCTACGGCGGGCAGGGTGTCCCCCGGCTTGACCTCCAGCGTGTAGGGCTGGCCCCCGGCGGGCAGCGTGAGGCTGCGGAGGTACAGGAAGGCCCCCCCAGCGGCCAGCAGCACCAGCAGCAGGAGCGCGAGGAGGAACCACACCCACCACGGGGGACCCCGCCGACCCAGCCGAGTCACGCCCCCACCTCGCTGGGGCTGAAGCGCTTCAGCCGGGCGCGCAGTTCCGCGTCGGCGGGGGGCCGCGCCCCGAAGCGCGAGACGACCCAGCCGCCCACCTGCACCGCCAGCCGCGCCGAGCGCACCGCGTCCCCGTGGGTCAGCCACCCGGCGAGGAACGCGCCCCCGAAGGCGTCCCCCGCCCCGGTCGCGTCGATCAGGGTGTCAGGGGTGGCGGGGACGTGGGTGCGGGGCTGCCCGGGGCCTTCCAGTAGGGCGCCCTCCTCGTCCATCTTGAGCACGACGAGCGCGTGGGGGTAGCGGTCCCGCAGCCAGTCCAGCGCCCGCCCGTGGTCGGTCTCGCCGCTCATGGCGCGGGCCTCGTCATCGTTGGGAAAGATCACGTCGAAGGGGATGTCGTCCACGACGTGCAGGAAGTTCTCGCGGCCCATCTGCTGGATCATCTGAAAGCTCCCGGGGTCGAGGCTGAGGGTGGCCCCGGCCTCCTTGGCGATCCGCGCCGCCGCCAGTGCCGCCCCCCGCGGCGGGTCGCGGAAGAGGCTCCAGGCCGTCAGGTGCAGGTGCCGCCCGCCCCGCAGCACCTCGCCGGGCAGTTCCCCCGGCAGCAGTTCCCAGTCGGCCCCCTGCCCGGTCAGCATCGCGCGCTGGCCGCGGCGGTCGATCAGGGCGAGGATCACGCCGGTCGGGTGTTCGTCACTCAGGGTGAGTTCGGCGCGCACGCCCTCGGCCCGCAGCTCGGCGGTCGCCAGTTCCCCGAAGCGGTCGCGGCCGATCTTGCCGACGAAGGTGGCGGGATATCCGGCCCGACGCGCCCACACGGCCAGGTTCGCCGCCGAGCCGCCTCCGGACAGTTCCAGCCGCCCGGTCGTGTCGCCCCCCGGCAGCAGCATGGTGTCGGGTTTGGCGAGCACGTCCCAGGCCAGGTCACCCAGCGACACGAGAGGTTTGCGGTCAGTCATGCGTGCCCAGCAGCATACCCTCCCGGCCGAGGCAGGAGGGTGGGACCGGGTGGGGGGAGCACGGCAACGCGGGACCCGGGCCGCTCAGTGCCGGGCGGGGAGGACGACCACCCCGTCCTCGTCCGCATGCACCTGGTCGCCCGGACGAATGGTTGCGCCCGCGAGGGTGAGGGGCACATCCCGCTCGCCTGGCCCGCGCTTCCCACTGCGGCGGGGGTGGGTGGCGAGCGCCCGGATGCCGAGGTCGCAGTCGGCCAGCTCGGCGGTGTCGCGCACGCAACCGTTCACGATGACACCTGCCCAGCCGCTCCGCACCGCGATCTGGGCGAGTATCCCGCCCACCAGCGCGCAGTTTAGGCTGCCGCCGTTGTCCACGACCAGCACGCGGCCCCCTCCGGGCTCCTCCAGCATGGCGCGGACCAGAGCATTGTCATCCTGAACGCGCACGGTCGCGGCGGGACCATGAAAGCGCGGGCGACCCCCGTAGCCACGGAAGATCGGCGCCAGGACAGCGGCGTCGGGGTGCGCGTCACTGAGGTCGGCGGTAGCCGTGAAGGCTGGGCCAGATGGGGAAACTTCACTCATGGTCTCTCCTGGAGTTGGGGGAACAGGCTGACGCTCCCATTGAACTCTTCAGGAGCACGCCATTTGATTACTCTTCTGGGGACAACAGACGTTCGGGGTGAAGGTTGCGGGGCGCTGCCACATGCGTCTGTGCGTCATGGATGCGCCCCACATGCCCGCTCAAGAAGCCGCCGCCGTACCCCCGCCGCCACGCCATCAATTCCGCGAGGATGGACAGGGCGACCTCCTCCGGGGCCTCGGCGCCGAGACGGAGGCCAATGGGGGAGCGCAGCCGGGCGAGCTGCTCCGGGGTGAAGGTGACCCCCTCCGCCTCCAGGGCATGCAGCAGGTCCTCGGCGCGGGAGCGGGGACCCAGGACGCCCACGTACTCGGCTCCGGAACGCAGGGCGTGGGCCAGACACACCCGGTCCCGGTCGAGATGGTGGTTCATCACGATCAGGTGGGCGCGTCCGCCCGGCGTGAAGCGGTCCAGCTCCTCGGGGGAGAGGAGGTGCAGCGTAGCCCCCGGAAAGCGCCCGGGCGTCAGGTAGGCGGGGCGTGGGTCAATCACGTGGAGGTCGTACCCCAGGGCGTGCGCCTGCGCGGCCAGCGGCACGGCGTCGTGGCCCGCCCCGTAGATGACGAGCCTCGGCGGGGGCACGTTCACGTCGATAAAGACGGGTGTGCCGTCCGGGGCCGCCAGTGTCACGGCGCGCGGTTCCCTCATCCTCAGGCGGGTCCGGGCTGCCTCCACCGCGAAGGTGTACAGAGGCTCCTCCGGCAGACAGCCGACAACCTCCCCACTCGGCAGGACGAGCACCCGGCCTTCCCCGTTCAGGGGCACGGCGAGCGCCACCGCCCGACCCTCCCCCAACGCGGCGAGCCATCCGGCAGTCACCGGGTCCCCCGGATCCACCCGCTCCACCCGCACGTCCACGCTCCCCCCGCAGCCGATTCCCAGGCCCCAGGTCGCGTCCTCCGACAGGTCGTAGTGGGCGAGGGCAGGAATGCCGCTGCGGATGACCTCCAGCGCGACCTCCACCACCTCGGCCTCCAGGCAGCCGCCCGAGAGCATGCAGACCTGGGCGCCGTCGTCGAGGACCAGCATGCGGGTGCCCTCGCGGCGGTAGGCGCTGCCCCGCACGCCCACGACAGTGGCGAGGGCCGCCCCCTGACCGCGCGTCAGGGCGGTCGTCAGCGCCATCAGCAGGGCGCGCGTCTCGGCAGCGTTCACGTTGCCCCGAGTCTGCCGCCTGCGGGGGCAGGAGGACAAGACCCGCCCCGGCGGGAGGGACTTGACAGCCGAGCCAAAAAGCTCACAATACGGATGTAACCGGTTACAAGAAACGGAGGGGTGAGGACGGTCTCAAGACCCTTTCTCGCTGTGGCTCTCCTGCAACCGGTTACAGAGGCGGGTGATGACTCCGGCGATGAACACTGAAGCCATGATTAGGCCCACCATCGATGACATCGCCCGGGCCTCGGGGGTGAGCAAGGGGACGGTCAGCCGCGTGATCAACGGGCACGCCAACGTCGCCGCGCTCACCCGCGAGCGGGTGCAGGAGGTGATGAGCCGCCTGGGCTACGCGCCCGACCCCGCTGCCCAGCACCTGAGCTGGCGCACGGGGCATACGCTGGGCCTGTCTCTCGCCTCCGACGACCCCCTGCTCAGCCCGTACCACGTGCTGTTCCGGGAGGCTGTGGAACGCCACACCGCGCCCCTGGGCGTGCAGCCCGTCTTCCTGCGGGGGGACCTGCGCGAGGTGCGGCGGCTCCCCAGCGCCGTGCTCGTGCTGCACGCCGTCGAGGATGACCCCCGGTTGAACTTCCTGCGCGAGCGCCACGTCCCCGCCGTCCTGATCGGCCACCAGCCCGGCTTCTGCTGGGTCGCCCCGGACGACGAGGGTGGCGCGCACCTCGCCACGAGTGAACTGCTGCAGGCGGGGCACCGCCGCCTCGCCTACCTGGGGCGGGGTCCCAGCCAGGTGGCGCGCGACCGCGAGCGGGGGTTCCTGCGCGCGGCCCACACCGCTGGGGCGGAGGTCACGGTCCTGGAGGCCGATTTCACCGTGCTGTCCGGCTACCGGGCGGTGCGGCGCGCCTGGGAGAGCGGCGTGCGCTTCACCGGCTGCTTCGCCCAGAGTGACGAAAGCGCGGTCGGTGCCGTCGCCGCGCTGGAGGACCTGGGCCTGCGGGTGCCGAGGGACGTGTCGGTCGTGGGCTTCGACGGCCTGCCCGAGCTGCCCCTCCCGCTGCGCCTCACCACCGTCGCGCAGGACATCCCGCGGCTCGTCCGCACCGCGCTCGACCTGATGCAGGAGGCCATGTCGGGGCAGCCGCCCCGTGGCGAATTCGTACCCGTCCACCTCGTTCCCGGCGCGACCGTCTCCAGCGCGAGCGGCGCGTCCTCCCCCGGAGGGATGCCATGAAGAAAGTTCTGACGCTCAGCCTCGGTCTTGCCCTGCTCGCCGCCAGCGCGTCCGCCCAGACCGCCAGCAAGACGATCAAGATCAACGGGTACGGCGGTACCGACCAGACGCTGGTGAATGACCTGATCAACCGCTTCGTCAAGCCGCAGATGGCGAAGGACGGCGTCACCGTCGTGTACCAGCCCCTCCAGGGCGACTACAACAAGGCTCTGACCACCCTGCTCGCGGCGAACACGGCGGGCGACGTGATGTACCTCCCGGCGGAGACGGTCGACGGCTTCGTCGCCACCGGGAAGATCTTGCCGCTGAACGGCCTGGTGACCCCCACCCCCTTCATCAAGAGCCTGAACACCGCTTTCACGCGGAATGGCAAGCTCTACGCCATCGCCAAGGACTTCAACACCCTGACGGTCGTGTACAACAAGGACCTGTTCGACGAGGCGGGGGTGGCGTACCCCAACAACAACGACACGTGGACCAGCCTGGCGACCAAGCTGCGCCAGGTCAAGCAGAAGCTGGGCAGCGACTACTACGGCACGTGCCTCCAGCCCAACTTTGACCGCTTCGGGGCCTTTGCCTACGCCACCGGCTGGCAGCAGTTCGGCGCGAACGGCAAGACCAACCTGGCCGACCCGCGGTTCGCGGAGGCCTTCAACTGGTACACCGGGCTGGCGAAGGACAAGGTGGGTGTGCAGCCCAGCGAACTCTCGGCGGGCTGGAACGGCGACTGCCTGAAGAGCGGCAAGGTCGCGGTCGCCATCGAGGGTGGCTGGATCGTGAACTTCCTGCGCGACAACGCCCCCAACCTGAAGTTCGGCACTGCCCTGCTGCCCAAGAACAACAAGACCGGCCAGCGCGGCAACTTCCTGTACACCGTGGGCTGGGCGATCAACTCCGGGACCAAGAACAAGGCCGCGGCCGCCAAGGTGCTGAACATCCTGACGAGCCCGCAGGTGCAGGAGTACGTGCTCCAGCAGGGCCTCGCCATCCCCAGCCGCTCCTCGCTGACGAACAGCGCCTACTTCAAGAAGGCGGATCCCGGCGCCCAGAACGCCAAGCTGGTCTTCCAGGGGGCCGACGACGGCTATGTTCGCGCCTTTACCTTCGGACCCAAGGGGCCGGACTGGGCCAAGCCCATCAACGAGGCGCTGGCCTCCGTGCTGAGCGGGCAGAAGAGCGCCGCCGACGCGCTGAAGAAGGCGCAGGCGGACATGACCACCTTCCAGAGCCGTTAAGGGCGCTGCGGGGGCCCGGGCCGGATGCCCAGGCCCCCGTCTTCACCGGGAGGGTTCCATGTTCCGAAGAGGTCAGTCCACCACGACCGCCTACCTGTTCCTCGCGCCGTTCCTGATCTCCACGGCCATCTTTTTCTTCTATGCCTTCGCGCGGGCGATCTACTACTCGTTCACGGACTTCAACCTGTTCAACAGCCCGAAGTTGATCGGGCTCCAGCCCTACACCCAGGTCGTCGCGGACCCGTCGTTCCAGCGGGCGCTGACGAACAGCCTGATCTTTGCCGTCGTCACCACCACCCTCCAGACCATCTTCGCCCTGCTGATGGCCGTCGCGCTGAACAACAAGCTGCGCGG is part of the Deinococcus apachensis DSM 19763 genome and encodes:
- a CDS encoding ABC transporter substrate-binding protein, which gives rise to MKKVLTLSLGLALLAASASAQTASKTIKINGYGGTDQTLVNDLINRFVKPQMAKDGVTVVYQPLQGDYNKALTTLLAANTAGDVMYLPAETVDGFVATGKILPLNGLVTPTPFIKSLNTAFTRNGKLYAIAKDFNTLTVVYNKDLFDEAGVAYPNNNDTWTSLATKLRQVKQKLGSDYYGTCLQPNFDRFGAFAYATGWQQFGANGKTNLADPRFAEAFNWYTGLAKDKVGVQPSELSAGWNGDCLKSGKVAVAIEGGWIVNFLRDNAPNLKFGTALLPKNNKTGQRGNFLYTVGWAINSGTKNKAAAAKVLNILTSPQVQEYVLQQGLAIPSRSSLTNSAYFKKADPGAQNAKLVFQGADDGYVRAFTFGPKGPDWAKPINEALASVLSGQKSAADALKKAQADMTTFQSR